Proteins found in one candidate division KSB1 bacterium genomic segment:
- a CDS encoding PAS domain-containing protein produces the protein MTINSTASRLGGAASFAPEQAKEGIFTLDRKGRFCFVNPWLASLLGYRTEELLGTPLEQLVSARHKNAVHEAFKQMLRGGEHLPIQLDLLRRGDDCVPVVVHAWPVREREQIIGIQGTCHQRYAPPVGTTGTAVCEDMYRALFDMASEAILVTDRTGKVVLANDATARMFGYSTPQALVGKKGVSLYARPSERETVLETLRTNGLAVIEEGRFRRQDGSQGECVARAYALRDDTGQLSGVVGFLTDVTAQRKAEAALRHSEQQFRTLAEVLPHITLLLEDDRIVFANKASEMLFGYVPAPGDIHGLSLLKAVRQEDRKLFASKQRLARREGKREAFECVLVCHDGRQMDALVTISPVEHAGRRMSLVVIADLSSQKNTERILRDTEAKYHTLV, from the coding sequence ATGACAATTAACAGCACCGCGAGCCGTCTTGGAGGCGCGGCCTCCTTTGCCCCTGAGCAGGCTAAGGAGGGGATCTTCACCCTGGATCGCAAAGGCCGGTTTTGCTTCGTCAACCCGTGGCTGGCCTCACTGCTCGGTTACAGGACCGAGGAACTTCTTGGAACCCCGCTGGAGCAACTTGTTTCTGCTCGACACAAGAACGCCGTCCACGAGGCTTTCAAGCAAATGTTGAGAGGCGGCGAACACCTCCCCATCCAGCTTGACCTCCTCCGAAGGGGCGACGACTGCGTGCCGGTGGTTGTCCACGCCTGGCCAGTGCGAGAGAGGGAGCAGATCATCGGCATCCAGGGCACCTGTCATCAGCGCTATGCACCCCCTGTGGGGACAACTGGGACCGCCGTTTGTGAAGACATGTACCGCGCCCTCTTTGATATGGCATCCGAGGCCATTCTTGTTACCGACCGTACAGGCAAGGTGGTACTTGCCAACGATGCTACGGCGCGGATGTTTGGGTACAGCACACCCCAGGCGCTTGTGGGAAAGAAGGGGGTTTCCCTGTATGCCAGACCCTCCGAACGGGAGACTGTGCTGGAAACCCTTAGGACGAACGGTCTTGCCGTTATTGAAGAGGGCAGATTCCGCCGCCAGGATGGTTCCCAGGGTGAGTGTGTTGCACGCGCGTATGCTTTGCGCGACGATACTGGCCAACTCTCCGGCGTAGTCGGCTTCCTCACCGATGTTACCGCCCAGCGCAAGGCTGAGGCCGCTCTCCGCCACTCCGAGCAACAATTCCGCACTTTGGCAGAGGTTTTGCCCCATATCACTCTCCTCCTCGAGGACGACAGGATAGTTTTTGCGAACAAGGCCTCTGAGATGCTTTTCGGCTACGTACCAGCCCCAGGAGACATACACGGGCTCTCATTGCTGAAGGCGGTCCGTCAAGAGGATAGAAAACTCTTTGCGAGCAAGCAACGCCTCGCGCGGCGCGAGGGAAAACGCGAAGCATTCGAGTGCGTTCTTGTCTGCCACGATGGCCGACAGATGGATGCCCTGGTGACTATTTCGCCCGTAGAGCACGCTGGCCGCCGGATGTCCCTGGTTGTTATCGCGGACCTGAGCAGCCAGAAAAACACAGAGCGAATTCTGCGGGACACCGAGGCAAAATACCACACGTTGGT